gatcaatttttaaaaattgaatgATTTATCAGCAATTTATCAAGAATCGATTAAATTGGACAAATATTTTTGACTGAATTTTGAGCGATTTATCagcgattttttaaaaattgattatgtATACAACTATATAAATTTAGGTTATAAATAGAGACAACTGGGGGTTTAGGATAGTCCGTAATGATAATCGAGAATGTGAATGGAATATAGAGAACATAGTTATGAAACTGAAACCAAGGGATGCGGAGGTATTATTTAACCTTACAAGAAATGAGGTAATTCCATACGATCTACAAACTAATACAAATACTGATACATGGATGGATTAAGTTTTTATTTCCGTTAACCGTACTTATTAATTATGAACGAATAACGCCATATATGCCATTTTTTAAtgtctttttaaaaaaaaaaaatctaatTCATGTATTTGTTTTCGGTACGTAGTTTATCAATAGACACTAATACAGTTGCAGTCACATAACAAACACAAAaacttaaaatattattttcagaGATGAGCTTCCCGGGACCCACTCTCGAATTTGAAAACAAATCTTCTGAGTAAAATAAAGTGTTAGTAGGAGTAATATATAACTTGGACGGTGGCTTGCACTTGCAGTATGTTATTTACTTGTGTCTAACAATTTGCGATCACTCTCACCTCAGCATGAAAGAATTTCCAAACATGAACATAGCGTTGATAGATCTGGTGAATCACATGGAATTGTCGTTGAAAATAAAGTCAGAATAATCCCATACATTTTTCTCTATGCTCAAGGTCCATACTGAGAGTGTTGTTTTGTCAGTCCATTGAAGCCACAAATCAGTGGTCCAGTATTCTctatattattaatattcataTCTACGTCTATTTAACCACCAGTCAAATTTGGCATGTTAAGCACCTTGGTCACCATGTTCTGTTGAAGGTAACTTAATTTTTCACCGAATAAAATGTCCTAAATTCGGTTTTAGGTGAATGCACGGATTTCAGGCGTCCTCGATAACGCGCTTAAAACAAACTTTTTATACAACAATTAGCATAATAGACACGCTTCATTCAAGTATGACAAGGTGCAAGTTAATCAAATAAAACGACAAAAAATAATTCGACATTTATTTTGATAAAAGTTCAGCTCGAATGCAAGTCGATCACTAAAGAATCCAAATTGGAAAACTGGGTTAAGGTTCGATTCAATTTATTTGAATATGGCATGTTAAGCACCTTGGTCACCATGTTTTGTTGAAGGTAATTTAATTTTTCACCGAGTAATTTTTCGTAGAGCAACTTAACTAATTGAGACCGGAAATTTAGAAGTTTATCATCCAAGATCCTAAATTCGATTTCAGGTGAATGTACGAATTTAAGTAGAGGTAATGACGTAGAGTTAGTCTAGTTAAGCGTATAAGGTCTTCCGAATAACTGGTTAAACTTTTTTTTTTGGTACAACAATTAGCATAATAGACTGTTAAATATATGATCATACTGGAGGTTTCCTCCAACACCTTAAGGTTatagatgagctggttacttaATATGCTATCAGAGTTTAGGCTGGCGGGAATcgctggttactcaacatggtatcagagcttaggctgACGAGAGAACTAAGGTTCGATTCTCAGCCACCCCCAACATTCTCACAATTGAAGGTTTTAGATAGCTTAGGCTGCCAGAAGGATTAAGGTTCGATTCCCAACCACCCCTAACATTCTCACAATTTAATGTGGACACTAAAGACAATTAATGCCCCAAAGATAGGCGCCGGTGTTCCACTCTTCGACCtataaatgggctttcgagtgagggagagtgttaaatatatgatcctattggggctTTTTTCTAATAACTTAAGATTTTAAATAAGCCGGTTACTCAACATAGTCGCGCTTCTTTTAAGGATGACGGTGCAAGTAAAGAAATAAAATGCTAAAAATAATTCGACATTTAGTTTGAAAAAAGTTCGGCTCAAATGCAAGTCGATCACTAAAGAATCCAAATTGGAAAACTTGGTTGAGATTCGATTCAATTAATTAGAATTTGATCACAACAGAATTCGGTTATATATATGAAAGGGTCCATAGTTTTGACTAACTGATATACGATCCCCTTGTGCATAGACAAAAATTGAATCGTTGGGGATTATGTTGGATTTTGTATATATGAAAGGTTAACGTCAAATTATGAAGCACATGAATTAGGCCTTCACAAACCAACGATTATATATGGCGGGCCGAATATGCCGTGATTCTGGACAACAATTAAACACCACAGTCTAGGGCTACGGTTTAGTTTAGAAAACTCGGAAAAAAAATTAtctttaaatattaaataaattacaCTTTGTTCCTGTCAATACAGTAAAAAGCAAATGCAGAGATTTTGTACATCATGTTAAGTACAATATATCTAGTTTTCTAAAcaagtactccctccgtcctcccacatgtttacatttgggttgagcacggagtttaagaaaaatgataaaatagtggatgaaagttaaaaaagtgagtaaaatagtgggaccgattaatattatatgtataaagtgggtatagtggagagaagtagtggatctagttattttaaaaataataaaaactttactatttatagaaaattttgaaatgtaaacgGGACATCCAAAAAGAAAAGTGTAAAGAAATAgaagggacagagggagtaattATTGGTAGATGAATAATTTGGCTCCCTAGAATATCTGAATAATTCCAGTTAATTAGAAAGTATTACCTGTCCATGTGAGCAGTTGCAATTTGATGTACTACTTCTGTTTTTTAATATTTGATGGTTTTGACTTTTAATACATATATAATTTCTCTTTTTTAATATTTGACGGTTTTGATTTTTAATAGATATTTAAAGAGTTTTGATCATATagttaaaattaatatattttattttatttataaattaaaataattaattttttttattcataaaataaaaaatttaaaaatattaattctAGCTGTACGTTCAAAACACCTAAAAATATATGATATAAGTCAAAACGTCAAACATTAAAAAGAGAGTATTTCTGTTAAAATAGTACATGATCGATATAGTGGACACgtttctaatattttaaaattgtttaaatGAATAAGTTATCGTGATATATGAGTGTTAGATTCCCGAGAGTCGGGGATTCGATATTTTAAATCAACGTTTGTCTAgtttaattattcattttttctgtaactaaatttattatatatattttttttatctaGTTACACCTTAGAAACTAAGTATTAAATTATGCTGAAATTATAGAACAAATTATACAGTTTGTAAGGGTTCAAAATTTAACAAAGTTTTGGAGAACATGAatgaatatatatttttttttccaaaatgaatgaatatatattattataatattatattaaagtattttaaatcaaGGTTTGTCTAgtttaattattcattttttctataactaaatttattatatatttttttttatctaATTACACTTAGAAACTAAGTATTAAATTATGTTAAAATTATACAGTTTGTAAGGCCATCTCCAACAGTTATGAttcaaaaatccaaatttggatcCTGATCAAAATATTGATCCAAATTTCTGATCAACTCCAACAATATGATCCAAATATTTGATCCAAATTACTTTttacatataattatatataaatctcatattaagcaattttatcttaaatttatcgtttaatcattattaacaatttatataacatttcataaattaattaaataaaaaaaattaatacacataaaaatattaaaattgtacacttaattcacgaaaaacacatttattacaataattaacatacaaaatatCAATTGATAATTTGATACACACTAATTTTTCGAATTAATATATTTTTCCAACAAATGCTCAATTAATGCATTTATAAATGCAATATATGCCtctttattttaagttttattttaaaaataaattttgttaattattaattatattctgttattaattatataattaaaaaatcaaaaatcaatttaaaatctcataaactacaaataataaaacaattattttatattaaaccAAGTGATCAAtcactgatccaaatttggatcaccgTTTGGATCACTTTTGGAATGGAATTTGGGATAATCTGCCTCAAATTTGGATCTTTGGATCACGGTTCAATTTGCATTAAGGGtttaaaattttacaaatttTTGGAGAAGATGAATGAGTATATATAATACAACACAAGTGcactctttttctttcttttcttatttttaaattgGTCCCCTATGTGGTTGGCTGTATGCCTTAATCTTATACTAATATCACTTTTAAAAGCCAAAAAATTAGGAAGAAGAATATTTGCATTAGCTCACTGATATTTAATTTAAAGGCTCGTATATGCCCTAGCCTCCCAGAACCAATGATCGATCATCAGTAAACTGAATCATGACATTTAAATTAAAATAGGTATTACGGGAACAAAAAACGGGAACAAAAAACCTTAACACATCTCTCTCAGCCGCCTCCCTTCTTTCTTTCAATCTCTGTGTTAGAGTTTGTCtattttcaagtaaatcgaggGGTTTTCACGGGTTTTCTCCGGTGGAAAGCCCCAACCCCTTCATTCTCTCTTATTCTCGTTTATTTTCTTTCAATAAAACCcaattttttgggtgtttgtgtgtttctccttttggagtgtgtgttttgtctcttcttttggagtgtttgttatgtttttatttagtCATGCTTGGGTTTATCTGGTGATGAATCTGTTGAGGAtgaatttattgatatttttggtgatctgcAAAGCCTGCATCGGATCTGGGACGGTGgtgattattgcaagagctcaTCTTTCACAACTAAAGATTGTTCATCTTTCATGGGTTTATATTTTCGACATGTCTATAACTggtatccggcatgtagatagccGGGGTGCATTCGGCATGTTTATAGTTGGGGTGCCTTCGGCATGtttatagctggtgtccggcatgtagatagctggggtgctgCTTCTCCAATCTAATTTTATGCGATTGGTGTTTCTGAACACTGAGTTAACCATAAtttttatgtgatatggtcaattgcgatgttgctattttcagagatGCTGCTGCAATTTGAATCGCTTGGGAtgtctttgatttcatttttaattttaagaatttttaaattatatgtgttaaacgatcaggaaacaaatcatctaattgtttttagtatgttatttgttttatcacctggttgtatcgactgttgggggtttgtcccgactgAACTATATTCAATTTAATGAGAGCTTTCTGCAGTTGTCGGAAAAAAAATCTTGCcatttaaaaaatatatgtatccAATTGCATGATCAACTAGAGTTCAACTAGACATTTGTTAATTGAAGGGCTTAAGTTTATAATATTAGCAACTCTTAATATTAAAGTAACTACCATAACCATTACTTTCTACAATAGGTATAAAATTTTGTTTATGTGCATGTTGCAGCTTGTCTTTATACCTGATTAGCCATTATTAGATGCCTTAATTATTATTTTAGTTAGACCTAGCTAATACTATAATCCATATGTATCTTTGTCGTTTCTTTTGAATAATGTGAATGACCTACTCTAGATTGTACAAATATTCGTTTTCATCATGATATTTGGTTTAGATTACATTATTTACGGTTGTAGGTGCGAAAGGATGTATTTATGTTTTTAAGTATTGGAGTTTGTTTGACTACGCCTTCGTCCTAAATTAGTTATTTTTAAGCTATTTTTATATACTAACCAACGGCCCGTGCGAAGCACGTATCTTagttaatatatatatttttttaattttattttgtataattttattaaaaatttaaataaataattaaatactaaataataattatataattataatttcaagttaggttcagataatataaatattatatgattgataagattttatacataaataataatataaatatttattgtaGCTGAGTGAGATTTGAATCtgaaaacttatatgtatctttataaataatataaatactTGTTGTTAACGGGATTTAAACAtgagaacttatatgtatctttataaataataatattaatgttTGTTGTTAACGGGATTCGAAACTAAGAACTTGTGGagtgtatttttttagtatttggatctaacggttctgattatttgatgaagaatATCTGACGGTCGTGATGGAAAAGGATAACCAAAATAAGgggttaaccaaactacaaattataccacattccggctattatagtatagtatagatgtccgttaaatattttttaaattttattttttgtaaataaaaattgaagatttaaatttttattcacaaaagaaaaaattaattaaatgagGTACATTTATACCTTTAAATACGCGTAAAAGTGAAATTGAACAAATAATTTGGGACGAAAATATTATGTAAATATGAATGTTTGATTGTGacaattttaatttatttttataaataaaagattCATTCTTTTACGATATTCAAAAAAGAAAATAGTTCATCCTCTTATATTTACGGTCAAAGGTAGtatcaaattttaaaaaatttactcCTCCCTAATAAGTTTTTAACTTTTTTTTATATGCATTTCCTAAATGTTATTAACATTTAAGTTAACCTTTTTTCCGTCTCCATTTTATTTAATACTTTTTACTTTTGTTCATTTTTCTTGAACTAACGTGCCTAAATGAAAATTTCACAAATATGTAATCATAGTTCaacatatttaaaatattttaatataatattataataattaaaactaaaaTGTAATTCAAAGTCATTAACGCATAATGCAATTACAAAGTGAAAACCTAGATATTTTCGGTACAAAATTTTATGTTGAGACACGTGTCTGCAAGAGAGCTTGCCGACAGTCGCTATCGAGggatataaaaataataaatattccCACCCACCCTAACACGCATTACGAGATCGATAAGTATTTTGTTCTGGTTGGCTGGTCTTTATCTGACTTCTGCACCATATGCTCCCAATGCCCGAACTGCTTTTGCTGTCGTTTGATTTATATTCGTCCGTACGATAGACCAAAAATTGTTTCGGAGACCTCGTTCTGGTTGTTTTGAATATAATAAACGTCGTTTCCTTAAAATTTAGCTGATTATTAACGTTGATAATCTTGACAATTGTTAATAAAATTTTAGgacttttttaaaaatttaatttaattttgttGGGATCAACCCcaaccaaaataatatataaagtGTTTAATATTCTAAAGTCCCATTACGATTGAAGTATATAACCTGTAAGAGTAACTTATAAATTTGACTATATAACATATGTGTCAAAATTATGTGAGATTAGACCCGGCAATTCTGAACACGACACGActtacacgacacgaaacgacacGAAAATTTAGTATTTGTGTTTGTCTTTTTAATACACGACACGAAtatacacgaacacgaaagtataCGGGCAAgatttagtgtcggttttgtTTTTACCCTTTGAATACACGACACGACACGAAGTATACgacataattatatatatatatgtaaatatatatatatgtaaatatatatatatatatatattaatattagaacttaataaatttataaattaaaaaatctAATATAATATAACAATACATTATAAAATATAATGTATAAACAAATATAGTCAAAATGTCAAATACAGTAATACATTTAATGGTTCGGGGCTTCGGGCCCTTATCAAAATAAGTAAATAATACAGTCTATAGTCTACGGCTTATTACTTTATACTTTATAGTTTATACATTAGGAATTAGGGTTCCTTACACATCTTCCTTAAACAGCCGCAAATAGCAAACTTCAATTTAAAGTTTAAACGACCCATCTGAACTACAATGGATGAAGAAGAACACCCAGATGCCAATATTCCGGTATTGATTACTTCTCAATTCTCGTTAATATTTGTAATTGTATTGATTGTATTCTCGGCCCATCTGAATCTCTTGGTTAGATTATGATTTAATTTACTTCTTCACTTGTTGATTGGATTTGTTAAGTATATTTATTGATTATTTGTTTATTTTGGGAGGATTTGTTTTCTTATCTTTTTTTGTAATTTATTATATCCTCTAGGTATATGAATCACTAAGCGAGGATGAGGCAGATTTGCAGGAGAATGAAAATGAAAATACGGTGCCAAGCACGGGAGGATTCAGTCCAACAAGAGACGAAGTCGAAGAGTAATAAACGGAAGTGGTCGAAGGCCTGGGATACTTTTGATTATATCAAAGGTGTAAATGGCGAAGGAGATACATCCAAGTGTAAAAAATGTGGTTATTCATTACCTTACAATTCATCATTTGAGACCGGGAACATGCTTAAACATCAGAAGACTTGTACAAGATCTAGAGACGTGAGGCAGATGATTATTTCCAGCAGCCAAGGTTCTATGACGATGCAAAATGCAAAATTCGATCCTTTAATTTTCAGAGACATGATCACGGATGCAGTGGTAAGGCACAATCTGCCTCTTCAGTTTGTTGAATATGAGGGCATTAGAGATGCTTTTAAATATGCAAATCCAAAAGCTATATTAGTGAGCAGGAACACTTTAAAAAGTGATATATTGCTTGGTTATAGATCTGAAAAAAGAAATTCGTTTAACATATTAAAAAATGTTAGCGGTAGAATATGTTTAACTTCAGATTTGTGGACCTCTGTTGCAACCGATGGATATATCACACTTACCGCTCACTTTATCACTGATGATTGGGTCTTGCATAAAAAGTTGTTGAACTTTTCGTACATGCCATCACCACACACGGGGATCACAATTTCTGATAAAATATACAAGTTATTATGTGAATGGAATCTTGTGTATAAGTTGTTTAGTATCACTTTGGATAATGCGTCTAGTAATGATGTATTTGTTGGTATTTTGAAAACACAACTAAATTTGAGGAAAGCTTTACTTAATAAAGGAAAGTTCTTTCATATTAGATGTTGTGCGCACATCCTTAATTTGATTGTGCAAGAGGGGCTAAAAGATATGGATGCTTCCGTTATTAAGGTTAGGGAGTCGATCAAGTATATTAAAGGGAGTCGTGTAAGAGCCGTGCCGTGATCGTGTCAGAGTTCCAGGTATACGGATACATTTCGTGTCGTTTTCGTGTCTACACATAAAGTACACGAAACACGACATTACAGGACACGAAACGACATGACCTGCATGATTTTCCAGGTCTATGTGAGATATTAAATGCCTTCTTTTTTTAAAATGACAGATGCATGCGATCCATGAGGACTAACCATGCGATATGATTCCGGGCTAACACATTCGACCCTTGGAGACCTGGTCATGCAAAGTGAATGAGTGATCCCCCATGGTCCCCATAAAGTCGACAACGGGCCTTGCTCGCCCTTAGTGCTATTAGAAGTCATGTACACATGCGTTCACGCGATCATAAAAATATATAAGTGAATTTATCATCAAAGAGGTTCTTCCAAGGGCGGTACACTTCCATCGAGACTCTGAGAAGCAATCCGGGGGAAGGCCATGTAGTCATAAAttttacaattatatatttaGTCTAGATGAGATGTGAGTTCATAATCCCACGTATCTCTTCAAGATTCTTTAAAATATGAAAAGATGCATTTCATTTCACCTGACCCTCTGTTAATATTATGAGGGGACTCTACCCCTGTTGATATGACGAGAGGCTACCTCCCATATTAATAGTTCACTGGACTCCTCTTTTTATTAATATGATCGCATGACTCGTCTATTGTTGACGACATGACTCTCCTCATATTGATATGAGGACATGACTTCCATCTCATACATATGTGGACATGATTTGCCTCCGTTGATACGAGGACAAGATTCTCCTCTTATCTATCATAGGACATGACTCCTCTCATGTCATTCATACTACAAGAATCTGGCCTATCAGCGACTGCAAAATCCATCCCTTACACTTGATATTAGCAACCGTCTTTGGTGACTAAACAAATGTCGTTAGTTCTACCCCATCAGCGACCGACATCTGTCGCTGATCGGTCGGTACATAATttttttcaaggaaaaattgTATGATAAAATTTATGCTTTGTTATTAGCTACTAAATTTTATCTGCGACCGACGTTAGTAGTAAAAACTGACACCTGAAGCTACTTTATCAGCGACCAGACGTTGTTGCAAAATTAGCGACCGAAAGTAGTTAGCGACCACTTCTTATCAGCGACCGCATCTGTTATagatttgaattttttttaatttagatTGTCACATAAGCGTTGATGCTCTTTGTTAGCTACCATACTTCATCTGCTACTGAATGCAGTAGAGGAAACAATCactattaaaaatatatttagtttgtattagaaatatgttttttttatctgtattattttaaattacactataatttcaaatattttttaaaattattttttatcgaaaatgttttttttaatttatgttttaattcaaatttaattttagaaaaagcCTTTAGATTCTTGGACAAAAAGATTATCAATATAAggtcactacgccataagtgctcAAATGTTATGCTCTTCTGTTGTTGCCTTATATCAAAACAGCGTTACATTTTCAATAATGCAACACCAATGGGCGTTACATCTACGGCCGTTGTATTAGAGGCCTAATGCAACGCTTTTTGGGGGTCTATAGCAACACCAATAAGAATTTCCTAATAGATGTAATGCAACAGTATATACATCAAATGCAACACCAAAAAGCGTTGGCTCTGACATAAGCTGGATGTAAGACTCCATGTGTGGGGCCCACATTAAGGACACGTCAACACATGACACGTGGATGCCACATCAGCAGTGGGCACCACACAAGCGCCACGTCAACAGTGGGCCCCACtaaaatgccacgtaagcagtAGGGCCTACATGCCACGTCAGCAGCGGTACACATGCCATGTCACTGGTATGTAATGCAACGCTTTTTATCAACTTTTAGGAcaataaaacataattaaaagCAACGCTTATATAGCTAATGCAACACCACAATATTTGGTAAAAACATTAATATTACTTTATAATGCAACACCCAAATATCAAATACAACGCTTTAATTAAAATTTTTACAAGATAATATTTCATAATTACAGAACCCATGAAAATTATCCTAATAACCATTCAATAATTCCTACTAGCCATCCAAAATATCATCTAACAACCGTATTACAAGTTCCATCCACAAAATATGTCCAACAACCCAAACATCATACTAACTACTACGAAGGTGTTGGAACTTCTTAGTAAGATAAAGGTTTCAATAAAATTTGGGAAACATGCTGAAAGAACAATTAAAGAACAAAGGTTTCAATAATATTCTTTTTGTAAAGCATGTCTTTGCTGGTGTTGGATCTTCTAGCAAATATTTAGAGCCATGCTTGTAATCAAAGGCAGTTACCTATAGGCAtgcaaaaaaataattaattatttagcaagaaaaaataattaattactgTCAGTCAGGGATATAATAATAATGAAGATATTAAATATACCTTGCTGATTACAAAACATGTTCATGTTATAAATGATACCTTAATTTGCAGACTGCAATCCAAAATCTTGTACATGTTTGAGACTAAAGGTGTCTAACTAGTAAGACAAAGGGCAAAAATTCTCGGTTCTTGAATATGTAGAAGTAAGGGGCTAGTTATGAAATTATACCTGCATACATGCACACACCCTAGCAAAGAGGAAAAAAGATGATTCTTAGTCCCTTGTGAATGCTATAAAAGCTAAACACTAAATTTGAAACTAAGGAACAATGCGTACGTGCAATAGACCATATTAGACAAACAATTGAGGATCTGAGAGGCTTCTGATATTTCATC
This sequence is a window from Apium graveolens cultivar Ventura chromosome 9, ASM990537v1, whole genome shotgun sequence. Protein-coding genes within it:
- the LOC141686488 gene encoding zinc finger BED domain-containing protein RICESLEEPER 2-like — translated: MRQICRRMKMKIRCQAREDSVQQETKSKSNKRKWSKAWDTFDYIKGVNGEGDTSKCKKCGYSLPYNSSFETGNMLKHQKTCTRSRDVRQMIISSSQGSMTMQNAKFDPLIFRDMITDAVVRHNLPLQFVEYEGIRDAFKYANPKAILVSRNTLKSDILLGYRSEKRNSFNILKNVSGRICLTSDLWTSVATDGYITLTAHFITDDWVLHKKLLNFSYMPSPHTGITISDKIYKLLCEWNLVYKLFSITLDNASSNDVFVGILKTQLNLRKALLNKGKFFHIRCCAHILNLIVQEGLKDMDASVIKVRESIKYIKGSRVRAVP